CTACTTAAAATAAGTGattaaatttatgtaatttatgtttttatagaCTAGATTCTTTCAATCAACTTTTTTATGCGTCGGATGcattatgtatatgtatgtagtAAGTAATGTAAAGattatactataatttaaattacattttatttatatgattttggaGAGGTGTTCTAGAAGGTATGATATTTTggcaattatattatatattttatttgttttcccgAAAAACCTAAGTCAGGTTGGGTAAATATTaccagctatatatatatatatgtatgtaaaatcATTGCAAAACTGAGGACATGTGTCGACCGACGGTGGATCGGACCACCTTGCAACGGATAAAACACATTATGTACGcttttagttatattaattaactaaacgATGCATACGATggcgtgtatatatatatttagtacaGTACGAAATAGTTTGCAATATaatactttactatatatatatatatatatatataattatatatttatatatatggagaCATTCAAAAGAACTAGTTAACTGATATATTGCTCCTAAAAATTagttctaagttctaactatCTCTACCtgctaatttttaaaaagatgaaactGACTCGTCACTACTGTTATTAAATGGTCTAACTAATAAGGTTGTGTAAACTAATTATATTATCGAAACTAGCAAGCTGTATACGTCATATGAAATATGATTATAtgcttttttttgctttttctttttcagatccTAATTCTGGTATTGTTATATACTATTAACATCATAAGTAGCATTAATAATTTCCCACTTGTAAAGATCGAGTTTAGTGAATCTATTAAACGTGCGAGTAGTTGCATGTGCAGAGCCGCGCTGAGCATTAATGGGCTACAAGCcttatattttataactatttttaaaagcaaaaaaaaactattataacaTATGGAGATGTTGGGATtcgaaccttggtgcatatggTTAAAAATCAACTAATTTTACCATCAGACTAAAAacacttcacaaaaaaaaagctgattAATAACTAGATATTAGCTGACGGCCGCAAGCACCTGCTTGTTCTGCTTGTAGTTCTGGCCGGTTCTGTGCATGTGGTCCATGCATTAACATTATTTGCgtatgttttaataataataaatgtacAGTTAAGTCCAAtgtcttttttactttctttcagactctctctctctcgacaaaATATACAACACTTGTTCAAGTAGAGCGAATAGCCGAAGAATATGTGTCACAGACCCGGGGAGTGTGGTATTTGGAGGTGTGTATCACTGGGCTTTCACATATGGGCCAGTTGATGATCCACTGCAAACCTCGCCGGCCTTGGAAGGATAAACATGGCCATGCCCATTCCCCAATGGCCTTAATGACACGACAGACAATTGCTTGTCCAGATTATTTACGttacaattttataaatatacattagGTTTCTTTTCTAATATAATTTCAAGTTATACATATATGACTATTTAAGTTCATCtattaatattactatttttgtaattatttagctatatatactttttttacGTATAAAATTActtttctgttttaaataaaatttgacaaagaaatataggaaaaaaatgttgcaaatcggtaaaatagaaaaaagcaGGACCAATGACACAATATGCTTGCTTAATTGTTTTCAGACTTGCACTGAGATAATAGGACTTCTTCTCGACTCAAGCAAGTTTGGGCTGTAGGGGTATATACTAGTATTAACACTAGAGAAGAACGATGACAGGCCCTTATTGGGGATCGTAAATGCCCTTTATCCTCTCAATTTTGGGCTGATCTATATATGAAATGATTCTCCGATGCCTGATTCTTTAAATCAACAcgtatgtttattttatttttaacgtaTGTTTATCTTCTTATTATCggtaatgtttttaatttctctaatctatttttttctttttaattttatatatgatgcTTAGTAACTATACCAAAGCAAATATGCACGATACTACTTTGGAAGTCTTTTGGCGACATACATATACCTATTTAGTAGTTGAAGGCTTGGAGctaataacatataataaaatagaatgatttttcaataatttggTTGTTGTGTTAAAGGTACTTGTACAAGCGTAGCTATTCTTACTATTATTATTCGCTAGTTATATATTATAGGGGAAATAATCGTCGTATTCGTATATCATTGACTTGAATACACACCAAGTTATATTGTACATGCATTGTGTTTCACTTTTACTagcgagtaaaaaaaaaaaaaaagagagtgtaaATGATAAGAGactaccaaaataaaaataaatctagtGTAATGTATTTAAGCTaatttattatgaaaaatacttaggttcacttcTAGCATTTCTTTCTtatcaaccaatcagaatattCTATACATtatcttgtttaaaaaaataaatcaaaattaaattaaaaattaatacatattaaggaaacaaattttgtatattttttttaagaaatgttaaatattggcttggtttagattttacaattaggaTGAAATAatgtatcggtttgggtttacaaataaggtgattagggtttagattttacaattaaaacaaaattacatgtcggtttgggtttacaaatgaagtggttaaggtttagattttacaattaaaacaaaattatatgtcggtttgagtttagtAATGAagtggtttttagattttacaactagaacgaaattatatgtcggtatgggtttacaaatgagatgattagggtttagatttttcaattagaatgaaattatatgtcggtttagtaatgagatggttaggatttatgttttacaattagaatgaaattatatatcggtttgagtttataaatgagcggtttaaatttttaattttattactctctccgtttcaaaatataagatgttttagccaAAACACGTATAATAagaaatgtttacttttaaaaagtttaaccaatcagaaacaagaccgcataaaataaataataagaaaatataaaagtagtCTAAAAGTTGCctcaataattaaaaacatattttatgaaacggagggagtatagcgtatacagattttgtttctttattttataaagaattgAATAAATaggtttttaaatatattatgacatatttattttttattggctAAAACAATAAGAAGTGAAATTTAGGTGTGAATCGAAGAATTATCCATTTATTATATACCAAGAAGGTGTTCAAAATTTTTACCGTTTTCTTTACAAcggaaaacaacaacaaaacaatgtaCTAGCAGTTAATTAATGACTGAAttaggagaaagaagaagaaaaggaaaggagaaaaagacggaaagagataaaaagaagacgaagagacgAACGCAGGGGTAAGGTTAATTCGGGTATTTGGAAGAATGGGATGGGATGATCccatttatttattactattgtAGAACAAGAACGCGTGTGCTCTCACGctctttcattttcaatttttttttttttttttttaataagaccCCAacaatttacaagaaaaaaaagaaaaaaaaaaaagaaaaaaagagcaaaaaaaaaagcgttAAGATCCATCTTCTCTCATATGCAAGCAAACACACATTTCttacttaatatatttattattattaattctgCGTtgaggtcttcttcttctttgtcttgagAAAGTGCGAGCCGTGAAGAGAATtcgtaagtcttttttttttttttgaagcaaAAGCTGTGAGTGTGTGTGACGACAGACGACAGACGACAGACGACGACTGAGAGACAGTGAGAGGTAAATCTGATAgctctccttccttccttccttccttcctttcgACCACGTCTtccctctttctttctttctttctttctttctttctttctttctttctttcttgttcgTCTCcgtcatttttaataatattaataatttatagagagagagagagagagacacaaactttattttttttctttaatttttttgatatcgctctgtctctctgtttcggcgtttgttgttttggtatgattttttttttagctgcTTCAACTTTTTACATCTTTATAGATTGGAActattacttcttcttctacatataGATTCCCATTCGANtttttttttttttttttttttttgatttagttACTCGACGTTCATCAACcatacttttcttcttcttcttcttccttggagATGGaggtactctctctctttctatatgtataatatgtaGATAGTATACGACTACTACGGTGGGTCTCGGGTCTTATGttcaaaaatcatttcttttgttttgtttcttttattacatttcCGTTCGTAGCCAAAACGATTCAGGTCTTCTTGTTTTGTGGCTTCTctgggtttttttattttttttattttgctatttaTGAATTTAGTAGGGGTCACCTCTGTTTCATatggatgtttttttgtttaaaaacgGCAGCTTTGGGTTTCATTCTGTCTATTTTGGGTTATTCTGGACCCTCTTCTTCGTTCGTGTCTTCTCTCGTcgattttatcttctttctctttcaatgttaggtttttttttgagGATGACTTTGAACTCCTCCTAATTGTCGTCTTTAGAGAGAATTGCTTTGGATGATGTGTGTCTCATTATTGATTGTGTTTCCCTCCGGAAACTGTTAACAAAACTCGTCTTCTNttttttttttttttttatttgtgctCAGATGGAGCCAATTCATTCAGATGACATGGAAGGTTTTGTCGACGAATCATCCTCCAAGCAACAACTTCATTCCCCATATCTCAATGGAATTAACGGAGACCCCGAGGTCTTTCCTCGTGTTGGAGATCAGTACCAGGCAGATATACCACCATATGATCGTTTAATGCTCATCAGATGCTTCCAATCACAGCAGGACCTAGTCACTTTTTCCTTGCCTATCCCTCTCATGTGGACAAGAAGTGAGAAATTCAGAGGTTTCCGTGAAGCCGAGGAGGGTGGCAAAGGCAGTCCCTCAACCGATCAACCCTTGGAAATACCTGAACCGAGGAGTGTTGTGCTTGCATTGCCATGCCAAAGAAATGCCAAGTTCAAGTTTGACTGGCTTGATAAGAGCCTCTATCCCTTCCCTGGTTCTTTGGGGGATTCTTGGGACGTTGCTGAGCAGCAGCGCTTCCTTCTTGGCCTCTACTGTCTTGGGAAAAACCTTTTCTTGGTGCAGAGGTTCCTTGGCACCAAGCACATGGGAGATGTGCTCTCATACTACTACGGGAGCTTTTACAGGTCTAATGAATACCGCAGATGGGTTGATGGACGCAAGTTGCGAACCAGACGCTCTGTTCAAGGCCAAATGTTATTATCTGGTTGGAGGCAACAAGAGCTGCTCTCTCGTATCTCTTCTCATGTTTCTGAGGAATGCAAGACTACGTTGCTTAAGGTACCATATATGCTTCTGGTTCCGGAGTGTTCTGAATCTGATATATGAACATTTAATCAAAATGCAGAATCTTAGAGATGTCCATgcgttgttgttttttttgtaggtttCTAAAGCATTTAGGGAAGATAAGATTGCACTGGAGGATTATGTGTTCACTTTAAAGGATACGGTAGGTATTGATATGCTTACAGAAGTTATTGGTATAGGTAAAGGGAAAAGAGATCTGACCAACTGCGCGTTAGAACCAACCAAGTCAAATCATGGAGCCTCTGAAGTACGAATACGCAACGATCTTCCGATTGCGGATATAGTCAAATTCCTTACCGGAGAATATAGGATGAGCAAAACACGGTCCAGTGACCTCTTCTGGGAAGCTGTTTGGCCACGTTTATTGGCAAGAGGATGGCACTCTGAGCAGCCAAAAGATGCCCCGAAgaattctcttgtttttctcGTACCGGAAGCCAACAAGTTTTCCAGGAGGAAGATGTCAAAGGGGAATCACTACTACGATTCTCTCACTGATGTCTTGAACAAAGTTGCTTTAGATCCCACACTTCTTGTGCTCAATACTGATGAGGATCTTGATATGAAAGGGAGCAAACATGAGGAAACCAAGAATGACCCGCCCATAAATTTAGACGATTCTTCACCAAAcagcaagaaaaagaagaggtaCCTACAACCACGCAGCAAAACAAGTAAAATTCAGGAGGTCGTTATGTTTACGATTGTGGATACCAGTGAGGCGAATGGTGTGCAAGGAAGTACGTTGAAAGAGCTAAGATCTCTGCCTGTCGAGACCGGCTGTTCAATTGCTAACTCCCCAAGTTACTTGAGTGAATCTGAGGATAACCTGTCAGAAGAATCTGAAAACAAGGCAGGGACTACAGCTAAATCAATGGCTTCGAGAGTGTGTGGTGGGGGCAGCATTAGTTCTGGCAAGAGCAGCTCTGTAAACATGGAAAATGCCACTAGTCGAAGCACTGTTTCTGTCAGTGAGAGACAGCAGAACAAGCGGAGAGGCGGGAGACCAAGAAATCCAAAGTTACCTGTCTGCAAAAAAAGGAGCAGCTTGGCAGATTGTACCATGAGAGAATCAGGTATTTTTGGTGAAAATCAGTCTAGGAAGAAGAAAccagtgaagaagatgagacaaAACCCATTAGAAGCTGGTCGAAATGTTCTTTTGATGGGAGAGGAGCACATCGATAAAGATACAACTCTGAAACCGTCGTCAACCAGTTCCGTGGCAACAGATAGCTATTGTCGAAGAAACGAAGATCGAGAAATTTCACCAGAAAGATCTGAAACCAGGGAAGATTTTGACTTGAACGTTTCACAAATCTCACTAGAACGTGAAGCTGATGGTACTGATACTGTCATCACAGACGTTGTGCAGAACAGTGAGAGCTCTTGTGCAGATCAGTCATCTGTTCAAGTGGATGTGGAAATGCAGTGTAAGCCTCAGGTACTCGCGGATTTGCTTCCTGGACGGAGGCAGAGTACAAGGACCCGACCGTTGACTACAAAGGCACTCGAAGCTTTTGCTTTCGGGTACCTTGGTaactcaaagaagaagagaaaggctTTGGAGGAGTCAAGAACAAAATCTACAAAGCGCATTCATCGTCACTTACTCGTGTCCTCTAAGTTCAGAAACGGAACTGTAGAGGATAGTTCAAACACTGAGGAGAGTGAATAGACTAACTTCGATCTGAAATTGACATGTCTGCATATACCTCAAGAGCAAGCGCCAAATGGGGAGGAATTTTGCAGTTATAGTCAATGTAGCAACATAGTTATAGAAAATGGTTTTGCCTTTTGTTTCTGTTACCCTCGTTGTAGCACAGTCACGGCTGAAAGAAGCTATGGAAAGCTGTGATGTTATTTTACTTTCATCGTATCCAATGCAGAATTAGTACTCAACAATTACATTCCCAAAACTTTTCTCAGCTTTGGACTCATCAAAGTTGCAAACTTTCGAAATTAGAATTGTTCATCACAAAGAAACAACTTTGATGAGCAGTGTAAAGGAAGccaaaaatatcaacaaaacgCCGACATTGGTATAAACATAGTTGGCTCGTTGTATATTCTTTTCAAAGTTCTACTTGTTGCAGCTACTGCAGAGAGGTCTCTCTTGTTATTTCCTTCAAACACCAAAGCTAATTACTGAGGCAAGGAGTTCTTAAGACTAAGCTGAATGCTCACACGAGCCACATTTGGGGCTGCCTTCNNNNNNNNNNNNNNNNNNNNNNNNNNNNNNNNNNNNNNNNNNNNNNNNNNNNNNNNNNNNNNNNNNNNNNNNNNNNNNNNNNNNNNNNNNNNNNNNNNNNNNNNNNNNNNNNNNNNNNNNNNNNNNNNNNNNNNNNNNNNNNNNNNNNNNNNNCAGTCTAGGAAGAAGAAAccagtgaagaagatgagacaaAACCCATTAGAAGCTGGTCGAAATGTTCTTTTGATGGGAGAGGAGCACATCGATAAAGATACAACTCTGAAACCGTCGTCAACCAGTTCCGTGGCAACAGATAGCTATTGTCGAAGAAACGAAGATCGAGAAATTTCACCAGAAAGATCTGAAACCAGGNTGGGTTTGGTCTGGATTATAgcaaaaaataaacagaggaGTACCTCAGAGAACTGTGACGAAAAAATATCTGAGACGGTGGCTTCAACATGTTTAATCTCTCGGCAGATGTTACTTTCTTGATTACTTTCATTCCTCGTACTGTCATGATCCTCTATCATGCTACAAGAAAACTGTAAAAAGGCTGGATCTGCAAGGAAAATTTGAGATGATAGCTAAGAGGGAGAAGTAGTGAATAAGTTGGTTAGACATGTTTCTCACCATGCAGAATGCTGCATAGTGCATACCTATATGTATAAAGACTTCAGACACTTCAGGGTGGTTCTTATTAATCTGTCCTCGTACATATTCTCCTACCTCGTGTGCAACACTCACACTGGAAAAAGGATCTACCTGTAAGGAAAAGGTGATAATGATTGATTTTATTGGGATTATTCTTTCTATTCGAGACAGAAGGAAGCAGCACTTACTACAATGTGTACATCAAGATACAACGATGAACCAGCTCTCCTACCTCTTAGCCGATGACATCCCTATGGATAAAGAATAGCATGACACACTCATTAGCAACAAATAACAGGAAACATTAAGGCATACTTTCTAATTACAGATAGACTGAATGTAGAAAAGAATACAATAAATTGTTATATAGCAAGGTTTACATATTTGAATGCCTATCATCGTGAAAGGTACAAGGATCCACAATCTGTACCttgactccttcaacctgtAATATGGTTTGTCTTATAGGCTCTAATTGTTGTGCTGGTATAGCAGCATCCACCAGTTCCAAGACACTAAACAAAGAAATGGAAATTTGAGCAATTGAGATGGTGTTGGAACCATTATCCCATTACATGTTCAAGCTAATACAGGCTTGTTATGGATAAAACtgatagaaaaagaaacattagaTAGGGTGAGTACCTTTGGTGTCCTGTTTCCAGTCCGGCATTGAAAATCATAGCCGAGACAACAAGGCCAGCTAGAGGATCTAAGAAATTGACTCCGAAAATAGAACCTCCTGCACAGAAGTAAGGCTATATATGTTACAAAAGCTGagacttaaaataaaaataaataaatggaatTGAGGGAGCTACATTGTATTGTTTccgctttattttttttgatggtATGCATGACGAGGTCTGGGATAATGAAACAAAGGATATAGTTGATAAACAAAGTGGGATAGAAATGGTTACCAACTCCAACAAGGGCAACTAGAGAAGAAATAGCATCTGATCGGTGATGCCAAGCATTAGCCATCATCAATCCACTGCCTTGTTTTTCTCCTGCTCGTTTGGTGATCCAGTAAAGCCTGAGAAGAATGAATGAGGTGAGGTTCAGggagaatgaaaaaaagaagcGAGAACACAATAAAACAATCTAATACTAAAGAGTGAATGAAAACACGCTTTAGATCCTGTAAACAAGTTAGATCCTAGTAGGGAAGCATAGTGTAAATAAAAAGTGAATGAAAGCAAGTTACAGGTGTCTTCTAATCAACGAAAGCTATGTATGGGCTATAAGAAACTTGCtggatggatggatggatataagaaaagaaagtgaaagtaaagTTGTACCCTTCTTTGATAGAAATGGAAGCAAGAGTAACAGAGACAGCAAGAAAGGGATGACTCATATCAATTCCGTGATGGTGAGTAACCTCAGGAGTTGAGGAAAGTGCAGtctgcaaaagagagagagagagagagagagagagagaagacgaagaaatatctaagagaaagagatgagagaagagATGACAAATGAGGAGGTATGGAGTGGAGTGTAGGTCATACATACAGATAAAAGGTGTAAAGCATGCCAGGCAATACCACAGCCAGTGGCCAAAAGCATGGAAGAGATACCAAGTGCTCCTAGAGTTTCAAATTTACCATGACCTGCGGAAAAGGGACTCAgtaattgagagagagagagcaatgtatatgtatatatataataattaaggtATAAGCGGGCGGGTACTACCATAGGGATGCTCTTTGTCCTTGGGAACATTAGCAGCTCTGTAAGAGAGAAGAGCAACACCACTTAGAACCACATCGGACACGGAATGAGCTGCGTCGGCGAGAATGGCGGTGCTGCCGCAGAGATAGCCGGTGACAGCTTTGCCGAGAGACAAGCCAATATCAGCGGAGAGACC
The Camelina sativa cultivar DH55 chromosome 6, Cs, whole genome shotgun sequence genome window above contains:
- the LOC104793773 gene encoding uncharacterized protein LOC104793773 isoform X1, translated to MEMEPIHSDDMEGFVDESSSKQQLHSPYLNGINGDPEVFPRVGDQYQADIPPYDRLMLIRCFQSQQDLVTFSLPIPLMWTRSEKFRGFREAEEGGKGSPSTDQPLEIPEPRSVVLALPCQRNAKFKFDWLDKSLYPFPGSLGDSWDVAEQQRFLLGLYCLGKNLFLVQRFLGTKHMGDVLSYYYGSFYRSNEYRRWVDGRKLRTRRSVQGQMLLSGWRQQELLSRISSHVSEECKTTLLKVSKAFREDKIALEDYVFTLKDTVGIDMLTEVIGIGKGKRDLTNCALEPTKSNHGASEVRIRNDLPIADIVKFLTGEYRMSKTRSSDLFWEAVWPRLLARGWHSEQPKDAPKNSLVFLVPEANKFSRRKMSKGNHYYDSLTDVLNKVALDPTLLVLNTDEDLDMKGSKHEETKNDPPINLDDSSPNSKKKKRYLQPRSKTSKIQEVVMFTIVDTSEANGVQGSTLKELRSLPVETGCSIANSPSYLSESEDNLSEESENKAGTTAKSMASRVCGGGSISSGKSSSVNMENATSRSTVSVSERQQNKRRGGRPRNPKLPVCKKRSSLADCTMRESGIFGENQSRKKKPVKKMRQNPLEAGRNVLLMGEEHIDKDTTLKPSSTSSVATDSYCRRNEDREISPERSETREDFDLNVSQISLEREADGTDTVITDVVQNSESSCADQSSVQVDVEMQCKPQVLADLLPGRRQSTRTRPLTTKALEAFAFGYLGNSKKKRKALEESRTKSTKRIHRHLLVSSKFRNGTVEDSSNTEESE
- the LOC104793773 gene encoding uncharacterized protein LOC104793773 isoform X2, with product MEPIHSDDMEGFVDESSSKQQLHSPYLNGINGDPEVFPRVGDQYQADIPPYDRLMLIRCFQSQQDLVTFSLPIPLMWTRSEKFRGFREAEEGGKGSPSTDQPLEIPEPRSVVLALPCQRNAKFKFDWLDKSLYPFPGSLGDSWDVAEQQRFLLGLYCLGKNLFLVQRFLGTKHMGDVLSYYYGSFYRSNEYRRWVDGRKLRTRRSVQGQMLLSGWRQQELLSRISSHVSEECKTTLLKVSKAFREDKIALEDYVFTLKDTVGIDMLTEVIGIGKGKRDLTNCALEPTKSNHGASEVRIRNDLPIADIVKFLTGEYRMSKTRSSDLFWEAVWPRLLARGWHSEQPKDAPKNSLVFLVPEANKFSRRKMSKGNHYYDSLTDVLNKVALDPTLLVLNTDEDLDMKGSKHEETKNDPPINLDDSSPNSKKKKRYLQPRSKTSKIQEVVMFTIVDTSEANGVQGSTLKELRSLPVETGCSIANSPSYLSESEDNLSEESENKAGTTAKSMASRVCGGGSISSGKSSSVNMENATSRSTVSVSERQQNKRRGGRPRNPKLPVCKKRSSLADCTMRESGIFGENQSRKKKPVKKMRQNPLEAGRNVLLMGEEHIDKDTTLKPSSTSSVATDSYCRRNEDREISPERSETREDFDLNVSQISLEREADGTDTVITDVVQNSESSCADQSSVQVDVEMQCKPQVLADLLPGRRQSTRTRPLTTKALEAFAFGYLGNSKKKRKALEESRTKSTKRIHRHLLVSSKFRNGTVEDSSNTEESE
- the LOC104699504 gene encoding metal tolerance protein C1-like, encoding LSLPRDQFRFGKQLWLINNPQEEDNQRDVDQRRRGRGGVISNGFPITNHLRWHSSGQRSGDEGDKIFRLGLSADIGLSLGKAVTGYLCGSTAILADAAHSVSDVVLSGVALLSYRAANVPKDKEHPYGHGKFETLGALGISSMLLATGCGIAWHALHLLSTALSSTPEVTHHHGIDMSHPFLAVSVTLASISIKEGLYWITKRAGEKQGSGLMMANAWHHRSDAISSLVALVGVGGSIFGVNFLDPLAGLVVSAMIFNAGLETGHQSVLELVDAAIPAQQLEPIRQTILQVEGVKGCHRLRGRRAGSSLYLDVHIVVDPFSSVSVAHEVGEYVRGQINKNHPEVSEVFIHIDPAFLQFSCSMIEDHDSTRNESNQESNICREIKHVEATVSDIFSSQFSEVLLCLFFAIIQTKPXLVSDLSGEISRSSFLRQ